Sequence from the Terriglobia bacterium genome:
GACAAGATCCTAGCCGGTTTTGCCGGGTCCACGGCCGACGCTTTCTCGCTGTTCAGCCGTTTCGAATCCAAGCTGGAGCAGTATCACGGGAACCTGGGCCGCGCCGCGGTGGAGCTGGCGAAGGACTGGCGCACCGACAAGGCGCTGCGCCACCTGGAGGCGCTGCTGCTGGTGGCCGACCACACGCAGACGTTCCTGATCAGCGGCGCGGGCGACGTGATTGAGCCCGATTCCGGGATTGCCGCCATCGGCAGCGGAGGCCCGTATGCGCAAGCGGCGGCCCAGGCCCTGGCGGCGCATACCGAGCTGCCGGCGCGCATGATCGCCGAGGAAGCGATGAAGATCGCCGCCCGCATGTGCATCTATACGAACGAGCAGTTCACGTTTGAAGAGCTGTGAGGGGAGCGCTGTTCGCCCGGATTAGCGATACGACAGGCGCCATG
This genomic interval carries:
- the hslV gene encoding ATP-dependent protease subunit HslV, producing the protein MKAPRAVAEAHFPKIRSTTVLAVRKDGKVVMAGDGQVTLGEGVVKHTARKIRRLYQDKILAGFAGSTADAFSLFSRFESKLEQYHGNLGRAAVELAKDWRTDKALRHLEALLLVADHTQTFLISGAGDVIEPDSGIAAIGSGGPYAQAAAQALAAHTELPARMIAEEAMKIAARMCIYTNEQFTFEEL